In Capsicum annuum cultivar UCD-10X-F1 chromosome 11, UCD10Xv1.1, whole genome shotgun sequence, one genomic interval encodes:
- the LOC107853923 gene encoding osmotin-like protein, with product MSPSSTKTLLSLSLLFTLCVLSQATYSDLILTLVNNCPYTIWPAIQPNAGHPVLERGGFTLHSLTHRSFAAPTAHWSGRVWARTGCTYEHGKFYCATGDCGGRIECDGLGGAVPATLAQFVLHHGHADFSSYGVSLVDGFNIPFTVTPHEGKGVCPVVGCRAKLLETCPAVLQYRSHGGHGPVVGCKSGCEAYKTDELCCRNHFNSPQTCKPSTYSQYFKHACPATFTYAHDSPSLMHECSSPRELKVIFCH from the exons ATGTCTCCTTCTTCTACAAAAACTTTACTTTCCCTCTCTCTCCTTTTTACCCTATGTGTTCTCTCACAAGCCACCTACTCTGATCTCATTTTAACCCTGGTTAACAACTGTCCATACACTATATGGCCAGCAATTCAACCCAATGCTGGTCATCCAGTACTCGAACGCGGTGGCTTTACTCTTCATTCACTCACTCACCGTTCTTTTGCTGCACCAACCGCTCACTGGTCTGGCAGGGTTTGGGCTAGAACTGGCTGCACTTATGAACATGGAAAGTTTTACTGCGCCACGGGTGACTGCGGCGGCCGTATAGAGTGTGACGGACTTGGTGGGGCCGTACCAGCTACGTTGGCCCAGTTTGTGCTGCATCATGGACATGCTGATTTCTCGTCTTATGGTGTTAGCCTTGTTGATGGGTTCAATATTCCTTTTACTGTAAccccacatgaag GTAAAGGGGTGTGTCCCGTTGTTGGATGCAGGGCTAAACTTTTGGAAACTTGTCCTGCAGTTTTGCAGTATAGGTCACATGGTGGTCATGGCCCCGTTGTTGGGTGTAAGAGTGGTTGTGAAGCTTATAAAACTGATGAACTTTGTTGTAGGAATCATTTTAATAGTCCACAGACTTGTAAGCCATCCACGTACTCGCAGTACTTTAAGCATGCTTGTCCTGCTACTTTCACATATGCTCATGACAGCCCTTCACTCATGCATGAATGTTCGTCTCCGCGTGAGCTAAAGGTCATTTTCTGCCACTAA